A window of Pedosphaera parvula Ellin514 genomic DNA:
TCGCACGTAGGTCTTTGAGATTCAAAGCCAGTGGCTTCTCGATGATCAAATGCTTTCCCGCCTTCGCCGCCGCTATAACCTGCTTGGAATGATCGTAAGGATAGCTGCAGACCGAGACCACATGAATGTCCGGGTTGGCCAACATCTTCTTCAAGTCATTGTAAACCGTGATCGAACTGCCGTGTTGAGCGCTTACCTTGGCTGCATCCAGTTCGCGTGAAGAATAAACGGCTGTGACCTGCGCATTTGAAGTCGCGTTAATGGCAGCAATGTGCGCGCCCGCCACCCAACCATAACCGATGATGCCAACATTGTATTTCTTCATGATCTTGAAAGGTATTGTTATTCGATCGTTAACAATCAGCAAAGTGACACCGTGGACACTTGTCAAAGCAAAAGACGCATTTGTTCATTCTCCAATTCTGCTGTTATCCCTCTACAAATTGCGACTTCCGATTGAAAATAAATCCACCCGCGTTTAAGATTGGGTTTAAGCAAATGAAAATCAGCGGTGTGGGTGTCAGAAAGGAGCGGGACCGCAATAAGGAGCTGTCTCGCCCATTACGCGCACCGAAGAACTTACGCCGGGACATTAACTCAACTCGATTATGAAGATTGAAGCATTGCACATCGGTCAACAAGTCCGCCACCCGCAATACGGCGAGGGCACGGTCAAAAGCATTTCCGAGCAGACGGCAGACATCCTCTTCAACGAAGGCAAACGCACTGTCGCCCCGGATACCAGCGGCTTGGAACCTGCCGAAGCTCAAGCTTCTCTCACCGGCCTGGATCTTCCTCTCTCCCAACTCATCGATCAAACTATCAGCAGTGCCATTTCAAAGCTGGGCCTTGAAAAACCGGACACCGTTATCGATCAGCTCGGAATCCGTTGGAACAATGGCAAGTTGGTCATGCACCCCGCCGATCCCTCGCTCCAAACCAAGGAGGTGCCGCTGGAAGTTTTTTTCCACAAAATCGTCATGGTCCGCAACAACCTCAGAGTGTTGGAACAAAAAATTAACGCACACGAAAAACTCACCGACGCTGAGAAAGTCGAGATGCAACAATACATCACCCGCAGCTACGGCTCACTCACCACGTTCAACATTCTGTTCAAGAACAAGGAGGATCAATTCGGCGGAGCTTAGTTGAAAGCAATCTTGGCCAGGGCGTATGTCCTGGAATCGAGTGCTGCGATACACAAATCAATCAAATTTGTCCCTACAAATGGCTTCCCGACTTTATAGCCCACCTGCTTGTCCTTTGCTTGCAAATCGCTCTCAATCTTTACTTTCTAATCAGAACCAGTCAATATTCTGCATCAAGCAATTGTGGCAGACCTCCTATCGATTCGGAAGCGGTTTGCCAAGTGGCAATTCCAGGTTCTGCCACCCTGATGAAAAAACCAAATAATTCACTTTTTGGTTCACGATTGGAAACAATCGCGCGCATCGCGGCATTGGCCGTGATTTCCTTCGGAGCGATCGCTCTTTTGTCATGGTTTCTCCTTCCGCAGAATGCCAGCACAGGCACCCCTTTGCCACCCCAAATAAGGGCCAATACCGCATTGGCTTTTCTCTTGAGTGGTGCCTGCCTTTGGCTGACCGCGAATAAGAATAAGAATCAAATCCGGGCTTCACGTTATGCTTGCCACTTCCTGGCCACGGTGGTGACCCTCTTTGGCTCGGTTACACTGCTGGAGTTTTTCGGCCAGTGGGATTTTCGCATTGATCAGTTCCTGACACGGGACAATTTGGCTGGTTGGGCACCAGGTCGTCCGGCTTTTTTCACCGCGCTCCTGTTCCTGATATTCGGCATCTCATTCCTGCTGTTGGATCGAAGAGTCGGAAAACGGATATATCCCAGCGACACCTTGATCATCATCGGGATGCTTATCTCCATTTTGGCTTTGCTTGGACACCTCTGCAATTTCCCCGCGTACTACATGGCAACTTTCATCCACCCGGGTGGCCGACTCACGCTGCTGGTCGCGCTGGGATTCACCATTCTCGGAACCGGAATGCTCTGTGCACGGCCTCAGCGGGGTTTGATGGCAATCGTGACCAGCAAAACCGCAGGCGGCGTTCTCGCCCGCCGTCTCCTCCTGGCACCAATCCTTATCCCCGCAGTACTGGGCCTGCTTCCTTTGCTGGGCATTAACCGTCGCTTCCTTAACGGCGATGTTGTCTGGCTTTTTGCCTTTGCCGACCTGCTGGCCTTAACCCTCGCCATCTGGTGGAACGCCAGCATCGTGTTTCACATCGATCTTAAACGCCTCGCCGCCGAGCAAAAAATGCTCGCACTCAACGATGATTTGGAAAAACGAGTGACTGAACGCACCCTTCAACTCGAAGCCGCCAACCGCGACTTGCAACAGGAGATCACCGAACGTCGGCAGGCGGAATTGGAAATCCAACGCCTCAATGCCGAATTGGAAAAACGCGTCAGTGAACGCACCGCACAATTGGAAGCTTCCAACAAGGAACTCGAGTCCTTTTGCTACTCCGTCTCCCACGATTTGCGTGCTCCCCTGCGAAGCATCGACGGCTTTGCGCACGCCCTCCAGGAAGAGGCCGGCCCCACCTTGAATGCCACTTCCAGAGACCACCTGCACATCGTTCGCAGCGCCACGAAACACATGGGACGCTTGATCGATGATCTCCTGCAACTCTCCCGTCTCAACACCAGTCAGATGCGCTTGCAACCCGTCGATCTCAGCCAGGTGGCTCAACGCATCGTTTCAGATCTCCAGCGCAGTCAGCCCGGACGAAGTGTCGAATTCATCAAACCCTCGAACTTGATCGTGCAGGGCGATGAACGCCTCCTCTCCATCGCCCTGCAAAACCTCTTAAGCAACGCCTGGAAGTTCACCGCCAAAGCCTCCGCTCCACGCATCGAACTTGGCATGGAACACAACAATGGCGAAACTCTCTGTTTCGTCCGCGACAACGGTGCCGGATTTGAAATGGCCTTCGCCGGCAAACTCTTCCGCGCCTTTCAACGCCTTCATTCAACCCAGGAATTTCCCGGTCACGGAATCGGTCTCGCCACCGTACAACGCATTTTGAATCGTCATGGTGGCCGGGTCTGGGCACAAAGCGCTCCCAATCAGGGTGCAACCTTCTATTTCATCCTGCCCAACTCTTAGCCCGAATCACTCTGGCTTCGAGTTTGCCTTCGCTACTGCTTCTTTGATTTCAAGGACCAATGCTCGTCAAAAAAACCAGCTTCCTCCACCCCGGCTGGAACACGCGCATAAGCCGGCACATCCAGGGACACCACCGCATAATCCGGCAACTCCGGCACTTGCAGCGCATTGCTGATGTGCGCCACTTTCGGAAAGGTGAACCCGCTGTTCAAAACCACATAATGTTTCGGGTTCAGCGGATTTGGAAAAATCAAAATCGGCGCGTAACCATCCGCCGCATACCGCTTTCCCTCGATGCTCACGCCCTCGGCGTTCCATCGCACCGGCAGGTGTTTCAACATTTTTCCGAGCAACCGGTTGCTCTGCGGATCTCCCCAAAGTATCAGATTGTTGGAGGCAATATCCTCGTCCGAAATCGCACTGTCATCCTTCACCCGCGCCTTGCCACGGAATTGCAGATGCCATTGTTCCACCGCGTAATCCATCTCTCTGCCCGCCCACGCCCCCACCTTCTCGTTTAGCGGCTTTTCGGTCGGCCGAACCATTATAAACGAATCCATGAACGCATCATCAATCGGCCCTTGCAATCCATGCCTTTTCACCTCCCCATTAAGACGCCCCGGCTTGATCACCGTCCATTTATCCCCCTTCTTCCTGAAGTGCGCCGTCCACGATCTATTAGGTGCCACCAGCGGCGCTTTCAATTCCTGTTCATCAATAATCACCTTGGGATGCAGTGAAAGTGTGTCCGGACAAAGTCCAATCGGCATCGTCAACGTGAATGCGCTCACGTTCGTTGTCTCCACTTTGATCTGATTACCCTCCAATATGTCCGCATTTACCCGCGCCCGATTCCAATGCCGCTCCAATCCGTCCACCACCACCCAATCCTGCTGGTTATATCGTAGCGTCCACGTCGTAAATCTTACTGTCTTGGGCAACAGATTCCGTCCTTTAGCCGCCAATGCATCCACCCGCTTTGCCACCTCCTCCTTCGCCTTCGGCTCATATTTGTGCGCCGTGTTCGGACCGATGATATGCTCCAGCTTCATCCCCTCCGCCGCCATCGCCTGGCTCATCAAATCCGCTGCCTGCTTCTGCTTATCAATCTCCCCGCTATACGCCACCACCGGGCAATTGTTCAAATTCGCTGCATAATCCATCGCATTGTACAAATGCCACATCTCCTGCTCATACCAGGTCGGCTTCGGTTCCTTCGTAAAAATATTTTGGAAAATCGCCGTATCCACAAACCCCGCGCCCGGTGCCGCCGCCGCCCACAAGCCCGCATAATGCGTCGCCATATGCCATGTCGCCGCACCACCCATGGAGAATCCCCGCACCAAAATTCTATTCTCATCAATCGCATAATGCTTCCGCACATCCTCCAATGCCTCAAATGAATCCACCTCACCTGCTAATTTGTTCGCATTGCAATAACGCCCATACGGATGCAGCACAATCGTATCCTCCGGCGTAAATTCACCAAAACTGTTCTCCCGCTCGGTCACAAAACTCAGCTCGCTCAACTTGTCGTTCCTCCCGTGGTACCAGAAATCCAAACGCCGCAGGTGCGTATCCCCGGCCTTATACGACTTCGGCACCACCAATCCATAAGGCTGCACCGATCCATCAATCTTCGACACATACCCCCGCACCACCAATCCCGTCGCCGCGTTCCAGGGAACCTGTCCACTCCGTAGCGCCTTCACTCGCTCACTTCCCTCCCTCAATAGCTTATAAGCATTCGCGAAATCATTCGTCTTATAGAAAATGTCATCCACCAGCGCGTAATGCACCGCGTTGTAATAAATCTGCACATCAGGCAACGACTCCAACAACGTCGGCTTCTTCGCCAGCGTTCTTCGCAACTCCTCAATTTCCCGCCCCAACTCCGCCGTCCCCTTCTCCAAATCCGCTTTAACTTGCGCCGGCACCTCAATCCCACGCGGCGGCTGCCTCGGCGGCTCCTCCGCAACAACCCTCGCCGCGCTGCCAACCAAACTCCCGACAACAAATCCCGCTAAAATAAACCGGTGAATGTGCATAGTTATTTGTCTAATACTGACGCTCCCCCGAAAAGAAAATTCGCCCTAACCGCATGTAATCAAAACTCTCTACTTCCATTTTTCCCATTAAAGCCACCTTCCCAGAACTTTTTTAACCGACCGATACCATCCGAACATGCAACCCGCCACACGCAACACAGTTTCCCCATCTGCGTTCATTCGCGTCCATCTGCGGTTGAATTTCCTTTTTCACTTCTCCACCCTCACCACAAAATTCGTCACCTGCCCCGGCACCGCATTCGTCTCCCACGGCCGCACATACTTGAATCCCAGCGGCGTCTCCCCCGCCTTCAATGCCTTGAACTGCCACGACTCCCCACCACCCGCCCCGACTTGTCCCTTCACCTTGCTCGAGTACGACTCCGACACCACTTTGAAATCCTCCCCCACCTTCGCCTGAATCACATTCGGCCCGCCCTCTCCGCAACACACCACTACCCCAGCCACCAAGACCAAACCCATACATCCCAGCATCAATCGCTTCATATTCTCTCCTTTCCTTAAGAACGCTGAAAAAACCC
This region includes:
- a CDS encoding sensor histidine kinase, with product MKKPNNSLFGSRLETIARIAALAVISFGAIALLSWFLLPQNASTGTPLPPQIRANTALAFLLSGACLWLTANKNKNQIRASRYACHFLATVVTLFGSVTLLEFFGQWDFRIDQFLTRDNLAGWAPGRPAFFTALLFLIFGISFLLLDRRVGKRIYPSDTLIIIGMLISILALLGHLCNFPAYYMATFIHPGGRLTLLVALGFTILGTGMLCARPQRGLMAIVTSKTAGGVLARRLLLAPILIPAVLGLLPLLGINRRFLNGDVVWLFAFADLLALTLAIWWNASIVFHIDLKRLAAEQKMLALNDDLEKRVTERTLQLEAANRDLQQEITERRQAELEIQRLNAELEKRVSERTAQLEASNKELESFCYSVSHDLRAPLRSIDGFAHALQEEAGPTLNATSRDHLHIVRSATKHMGRLIDDLLQLSRLNTSQMRLQPVDLSQVAQRIVSDLQRSQPGRSVEFIKPSNLIVQGDERLLSIALQNLLSNAWKFTAKASAPRIELGMEHNNGETLCFVRDNGAGFEMAFAGKLFRAFQRLHSTQEFPGHGIGLATVQRILNRHGGRVWAQSAPNQGATFYFILPNS
- a CDS encoding prolyl oligopeptidase family serine peptidase, translated to MHIHRFILAGFVVGSLVGSAARVVAEEPPRQPPRGIEVPAQVKADLEKGTAELGREIEELRRTLAKKPTLLESLPDVQIYYNAVHYALVDDIFYKTNDFANAYKLLREGSERVKALRSGQVPWNAATGLVVRGYVSKIDGSVQPYGLVVPKSYKAGDTHLRRLDFWYHGRNDKLSELSFVTERENSFGEFTPEDTIVLHPYGRYCNANKLAGEVDSFEALEDVRKHYAIDENRILVRGFSMGGAATWHMATHYAGLWAAAAPGAGFVDTAIFQNIFTKEPKPTWYEQEMWHLYNAMDYAANLNNCPVVAYSGEIDKQKQAADLMSQAMAAEGMKLEHIIGPNTAHKYEPKAKEEVAKRVDALAAKGRNLLPKTVRFTTWTLRYNQQDWVVVDGLERHWNRARVNADILEGNQIKVETTNVSAFTLTMPIGLCPDTLSLHPKVIIDEQELKAPLVAPNRSWTAHFRKKGDKWTVIKPGRLNGEVKRHGLQGPIDDAFMDSFIMVRPTEKPLNEKVGAWAGREMDYAVEQWHLQFRGKARVKDDSAISDEDIASNNLILWGDPQSNRLLGKMLKHLPVRWNAEGVSIEGKRYAADGYAPILIFPNPLNPKHYVVLNSGFTFPKVAHISNALQVPELPDYAVVSLDVPAYARVPAGVEEAGFFDEHWSLKSKKQ
- a CDS encoding protease inhibitor I42 family protein, which encodes MKRLMLGCMGLVLVAGVVVCCGEGGPNVIQAKVGEDFKVVSESYSSKVKGQVGAGGGESWQFKALKAGETPLGFKYVRPWETNAVPGQVTNFVVRVEK